The Filimonas lacunae genomic sequence GCTCAAAAACAATAACCTCATCACCAGGTACAAGCACTGTTGTTAAGGCTGTATATAATGCATAGGTACCGCCGGGGGTAACAGTTATTTCCGAGTCTGCACTAACAGAGGTATTATATAGTTTTTGGATTTTTTCGGCAATTTTTTCCCTCAAAGGCAAATAACCATGCATGTGTGCATATTGGTTATAACCATTTTTCATAGCCTTATTTACCAGGTCTGTTAACTGGCCATCCATGGGAAAATCAGGAAAGCCCTGGCCAAGATTTACTGCGTTGTGCTCAACGGCCAGCTGACTCATAACAGTAAATATGGTGGTACCCACCTGTGGTAGTTTGGTAATAATTCTGCTCACAGCAATCCTTTTGGTCAAATATAAAACAAACCGTACAATCGTTAGTACATGAGTGCCTGTACATCAGGGTCATCCTGGATATTGTTCATCTGGCGTAAAATCAATTTCGATTTCCAGCCCACCCAACGGCTAACAGGTTTCACTGTATATATCTTGGGGTTCGGCAAACAGGCTATTATCATTGCTGCTTCTGTTCTGCTGAGGTTTTTAGCTGGTTTACCAAAGTATTTCTGCGCTGCGGCTTCAATGCCAAAAATGCCAGGGCCCATTTCAATCACGTTCAGATAAACTTCTAAAATCCGCTTTTTGCCCCAGGTCCATTCAATCATTTTGGTAAAGTAAAATTCCGGCACTTTGCGTATATAGCGTAAGGCACCGTTGCCCTGCCATAAAAACACGTTTTTAGCAGTTTGCTGGCTAATGGTACTTGCCCCACCACCTCTTACTTTTTTCTTCTTTTTAGGATTGGCGTTCAGGCTTTTTTCCAACGCCTTCCAGTCAAAACCACCATGGTCAGGAAACAGCTGGTCTTCACTGGCCATAGCTGCCAGTTTAACGTTGGGCGAAATTTCATCCCAGCTAACATAATCACGTTTTAAACCATAGCCGCCAAATACAGCGCCCGTTTGTGTAAGTGTGATAGGAGGAAAAACCCATTTACATATTACTGTGTATAGTAATGAAGTAATAAAAAGGATAAGAGTTATACGTAAAACCCAACGGAAGAATTTAGCCATGCCGACAAAGATATAGGAATCAAATATGCCTTTTTTCTAACTGGCATGAACATATTGTAAGCGGTATTTTTTTCCTATCCGTATTTCGGGTTTATACAACCAGTGCATAAGGGTACCCAGTAAAAAAATACCGGAAGCTATGCCCAGTTTGGGAGCGTTTTTGCTACCGAACAATGGGTCGGCATTTTTTCCAAAACCATTTACCACGTTTACAACAATATAAGCACCACTGCCTACCTGAAATAAGGTCCCGTTTTTAACAAAGGCCCAGTTTTCTTTCAAACGGGGCGTAGCGGTAATGTCGTTGATATGTATTTTATAGGAATCGTAGGAGATAGTATCTATTACTGTTCCAAAACCTCTTTGCACCAGGTCTATGCGCTGATCGCGTATCCAGATAGAGTCGTGGGCTATTTTAGTAATGGTTCCCCCTACCCATTGGTCACCATCGAACCAGAATTGTGCATAGGTTCCTCTGAAATAATTTTTCACCGTCCTGTTTTTCTTTTTCAGTTGAAAAAAGTCAGACGGAACAGGCTGCGTGGTTTGTGCGGTTAGTATGGAGCTTCTGGTTAGGGACAGAAACAGGCAAAAAATAGCGGTAAGAATGTTCTTAAGCATACCTTAAAACTACGCGGGTTTGTGTGAATACGGCGTTAAATCAATTACCACAAACAGATACTGTATTCCTGAATTTAGTGGCCCATTACGCTGTTGTGGCTTAAGATGCCCCAAATAAGCGCTACGCCAAAACCCATTAATATTAAACCGGAAATACGGTTGATGATATGAATGTTATGTGCAGTAAGCTTAGAGCGTATTTTTCCCGCCAGTAACACTTTAGCCAGGTCAGATAAAAACACAAATATTAAACAGGTGGCAAAAATGATGATACGGTATTGAATGGGATGAGCTTCTGTTTTAGAATCCGCCAGTATGGTAGCAGAAGCAGCAAACCAGAATAAAAGGGCTCCCGGGTTAAGGCTGTTCATAAAAAATCCGGAAAAGAAAATAGCCGCGAGGTCACGCTTTCGAAAAACCTTGCTTTTTACATGTTCTTCGCTGGCAATCACCACCTTTTTAAAAAAGCAGTTATATATGCCCAATACAATTAAAAAGACACTGCCGGCAATGCCGATAGTTCTTTCATGTGCAATGGCCGATTGAAATATAGTGGTAAATAAGTTACATATTACTACCAAAGTAATATCGCTGGCGCTAACACCTGCAATAAAAAAGTATCCGCCCTTGTGGCCGTTATTTATACTTTGCTTGATGATAGTAAATATAACCGGCCCAACAGAAATACTCAACATCAACCCCAAGGCAAGCCCTTTAACCAGTGCTGCAAAAGCCATAGTACCTAAAATATTACTGTGGATTTAAAAATTTCTTCCAGTCTTCCACCATTTTGCCTTTCAGCACACGTGGAAACTTATGCTGCCCCCCTACTTTTCCTTTCACACGCATGAATTCCATAAAGGCTTCTTCCGGCAAAACATCCAGGAAAACTTCCTTTAAAGCGCTTTTACGTTCTACTGCATAATCGTCGTTCAACAATTTCAGCTTCTCATCAATCTTAGTACACAGCAATGCTTTGTCAACCTTGTCATCACATGCCACATACCAGCGGTGACAAAAAGAGGTACCACCGTAGGCTTCGCCGATAACAGTGTATTCCGGAATACTCACATTCAGTTCTTCACCCACCATTTGAACCGCCTTGTTCATATTATCTACACTCAGGTGTTCACCAACCAGGCTTAAGAAATGTTTGGTACGTCCCGTAATCACTATCTCGCAACGCTTTTTATCTACAAACTTAATGGTATCCCCGATTAAATAACGCCATGCACCCGCGCTGGTGCTTAATAAAATCGCGTAATCTTTTCCTTCTTCCACGTCTTCGATAGTTAATGCCTGCGGCTGGCTGATCATGTCGCCGTTGGCGTCGAAGTTGATATGGTCGAAAGGAACAAATTCAAAGAAAATATGCTCGTTGGTAACCAGTCGCATGCCTTTGGCGTGCTGTCTGTCCTGATAGGCAATAAAGCCTTCACTGGCCAGATAGGTTTCAATATAAGTAAGCGGCTTTCCTAATAATTTTTCAAACCCCTTTTTATAAGGCTCAAAACTTACCCCTCCATGCACAAAAAACGCCAGGTTAGGCCATATATCATGTATGTTCTTCACCTTATAACGTTCAATGATCATTTCCATGCACATCTGAATCCAGGCCGGAACACCTACTATAAACCCAATATCCCAGTCTTTCGCCTTCTCTACAATTTCTTCCAGTTTTTTATTCCAGTCTTTTTCGCGGGCTATTTTTTTGCCGGGCTTATAAAAACGCTGGAACCAGAAAGGCACTTTTTTGGCGGTAATACCGCTAAGGTCACCTGCATAATAGCCCGCATTTTTTTGTAAATCGGTGCTACCACCCAGCATTAACCAGCCTTTTCCTATGGATTTTACCGGAATATCTACATAATTACGCAAGGTGAGCATTTGCTTGATCATCACAATGCGGTTACCCCTGAGCAAATCATTGGTAATAGGTATGTATTTACTGGCCGATTCACTCGTACCAGAACTTAACGCGTAGTATTTGATTTTTTTAGGCCAGCACACATCCTGCTGCCCTTCGAGGGTAAGATGCCACCATTCCTCGTAAATTCTGTTGTAATTGTAAGTAGGTACCAATTGCTGAAACTCTTTACATGGACTTTTGGCCATGAGAATTTCATCGAAACGGTATTTCTGACCAAATTTAGTAAACCGGGCTTTGCGCAACAGTTTTCTCAATACACGATCCTGCTGCCGACGGGCACTATTCTGCGGCAATCGTAACGCTTTTGCAATACCTGGTGGAAGTTGGATATCAAAAATTGCCATTCAAGCAACAAGGTTTATTTATTAAAGGCGCGAATCTACATGATTTGTATTATTAAAGCTACTGATTCGTTTTAACTTATATATCAACCGCAGATATAAAACTTAACTTTTTCTCGAACCTGAGCACAATATTATCTTTGCGCATGCTTAAACAGACTCTATTAAAAGCCACCGAGGCGGCGGCGGCAGTTTTAAAAGAAAATTTCGACCGTCCGTTCAAAATCAGCAACAAAGAAGGGTTGAATAACCTGGTAACAGAAATTGATCATAAAAGCGAAGCTCTGATCATTGATATTATCCGTGCTGAATTCCCGGACCATTATATATTAACCGAAGAGTCAGGCGAGTTGCCACAAAATTCTGAATATAAATGGATTATAGATCCAATTGATGGCACCATCAATTACGCCAACGGTATTCCGCTGTGCTGTGTAAGCATTGGACTGGAAAAAGATGGCGAAATGCTGTATGGAGCAGTGTACAATCCTTTTATCAACGAATTATTTTTTGCCCAAAGAGGTTTTGGAGCCACTTTAAACGACCATAAAATTCACGTTACTGATAAAAGTGACCTGAAAACCAGCTGTCTGGCCACCGGTTTTCCCTACACTTACCTGGATGCCCCGAACGGTCCGCTGGATATTTTCCCGAAACTGATCCGGAAAGGTATACCCGTAAGAAGACTGGGAAGCGCCGCTATTGATCTTTGCTGGGTAGCCGCCGGACGTTTTGATGGTTTTTACGAGCATAAACTGCAGGCATGGGACAGTGCTGCCGGATTTTTAATTGTAGAAGAGGCTGGCGGAAAGGTTACTGATTATAAAGGTGACCATTACAGCCCTTACCAACCTCATATTATTGCTACCAACGGAAAAATTCACGACCAGCTGTTACATGTGGTAAATGGCGGTGAAGTATTATAATGTGTAAATTGTAGTCATGGAAAACAGAACAGAAATAGGTTCTTTGGGTGAATTTGGACTGATAGAGCATCTGACCAAAAATTTTGAAACGCACCAGGTTTCTACCGTGGTGAGTGTAGGTGATGATGCCGCCGTAATAGATCATTTTGGTAAGCAAACTGTTGTAACTACCGATTTATTAATAGAAGGTGTACATTTTGATTTGATGTACACCCCTTTAAAGCACCTGGGTTATAAAAGTGTGGTGGTAAACCTGAGCGATGTATACGCCATGAATGCTATTCCTACACAAATAACCATGAGCATAGGCATTAGTAACCGGTTTAGTGTGGAAGCGCTGGACGAATTTTATGAAGGAGTGTATGCTGCCTGCGAAAAATACCAGGTAGACCTGATTGGCGGAGACACTTCGGCTTCGCAAAAAGGTTTTATCATTTCGGTTACCGCTATTGGCGAAGTAACACCCGGAAAATTTGTAAAACGCAGTACCGCACAGAAAGGCGACCTGATTTGTTTAACCGGTACCGTGGGTGGTGCATTCCTGGGATTGACTTTATTAGAAAGAGAAAAGAAAATATACCTGGAAAACCCGCAGGTACAGCCCGACCTGGAAAACGAAAGTTATATAGTAGGCAAGTTGCTAAAGCCGGAAGCCCGCAAGGATATTATTGAGTTTTTTGAGAAAAACGATATTGTACCTACTTCTATGATGGACGTTAGCGACGGGGTTAGCAGTGAAGTGCTGCACCTGTGCCGCCAAAGTAGCCTGGGTTGCCGTATTTACGAAGAAAAATTGCCTATGGCGGAAGAAGCACGCGCTGCTGCTTTCAAATTTGGGCTTGATCCTACCACCTGCGCTTTAAGCGGTGGCGAAGATTATGAGCTGATTTTTACCATGAAGCAGGAAGATTACGATAAGATTACTTTACAGGAAGAAATTGCAGTGATTGGTTACATGACCGACCTGGAAGAAGGTAAAAAAATTCTTACCAAGGGCGGAAACACTTTTGATATTACAGCCCAGGGCTGGAATGCATTTCAAAAATAAAAAGTAACCTGTAACTGATGAAGGCATCATTGTTGGCAAAGCTTATTCCGGCAGCTTTTGTTGTAAGTATCCTGTGTGTGTCGTGCGCCAGCCGCAAGCCACCGCAACAGGTATTGCAACAAAAGTATGCCCCGGAAAAGCTGAGGAATGATGTAGTGCTGCTGAAGAAAATACTGGAAACCAACCATCCTTCACTTTACTGGTATACCCCCAAAGACAGCATTGATACTTATTTTAATGCCACACTCGCAGGCATTACCGATTCACTTACTTTACCTGCTTTCAGAAACAGGCTTTCCTGGTTAATTAGCAAAATAAAATGCGGGCATACTGCCGTAAGATATCCTGCTCATTATGGCAGGGCTTCCATACAGCTACGCGGACAGCAGTTTCCTTTATCTATTAAAACCTGGGCCGACAGTATGGTGATTATTGGCACCGCTCCAGGCTATGATAGCATTTTGAAACGCGGCACTATTATCACCTCTATTAATGGAAGAAATACCCACCAGTTACTGGACTCCATGTTTCAGCTGATAAGCACGGATGGATATGCAGATAATTTTAAAAGTCAGCTCATCAGTTT encodes the following:
- the mtgA gene encoding monofunctional biosynthetic peptidoglycan transglycosylase; its protein translation is MAKFFRWVLRITLILFITSLLYTVICKWVFPPITLTQTGAVFGGYGLKRDYVSWDEISPNVKLAAMASEDQLFPDHGGFDWKALEKSLNANPKKKKKVRGGGASTISQQTAKNVFLWQGNGALRYIRKVPEFYFTKMIEWTWGKKRILEVYLNVIEMGPGIFGIEAAAQKYFGKPAKNLSRTEAAMIIACLPNPKIYTVKPVSRWVGWKSKLILRQMNNIQDDPDVQALMY
- a CDS encoding LysE family translocator; the protein is MAFAALVKGLALGLMLSISVGPVIFTIIKQSINNGHKGGYFFIAGVSASDITLVVICNLFTTIFQSAIAHERTIGIAGSVFLIVLGIYNCFFKKVVIASEEHVKSKVFRKRDLAAIFFSGFFMNSLNPGALLFWFAASATILADSKTEAHPIQYRIIIFATCLIFVFLSDLAKVLLAGKIRSKLTAHNIHIINRISGLILMGFGVALIWGILSHNSVMGH
- a CDS encoding GH3 family domain-containing protein, whose translation is MAIFDIQLPPGIAKALRLPQNSARRQQDRVLRKLLRKARFTKFGQKYRFDEILMAKSPCKEFQQLVPTYNYNRIYEEWWHLTLEGQQDVCWPKKIKYYALSSGTSESASKYIPITNDLLRGNRIVMIKQMLTLRNYVDIPVKSIGKGWLMLGGSTDLQKNAGYYAGDLSGITAKKVPFWFQRFYKPGKKIAREKDWNKKLEEIVEKAKDWDIGFIVGVPAWIQMCMEMIIERYKVKNIHDIWPNLAFFVHGGVSFEPYKKGFEKLLGKPLTYIETYLASEGFIAYQDRQHAKGMRLVTNEHIFFEFVPFDHINFDANGDMISQPQALTIEDVEEGKDYAILLSTSAGAWRYLIGDTIKFVDKKRCEIVITGRTKHFLSLVGEHLSVDNMNKAVQMVGEELNVSIPEYTVIGEAYGGTSFCHRWYVACDDKVDKALLCTKIDEKLKLLNDDYAVERKSALKEVFLDVLPEEAFMEFMRVKGKVGGQHKFPRVLKGKMVEDWKKFLNPQ
- a CDS encoding inositol monophosphatase family protein; the protein is MLKQTLLKATEAAAAVLKENFDRPFKISNKEGLNNLVTEIDHKSEALIIDIIRAEFPDHYILTEESGELPQNSEYKWIIDPIDGTINYANGIPLCCVSIGLEKDGEMLYGAVYNPFINELFFAQRGFGATLNDHKIHVTDKSDLKTSCLATGFPYTYLDAPNGPLDIFPKLIRKGIPVRRLGSAAIDLCWVAAGRFDGFYEHKLQAWDSAAGFLIVEEAGGKVTDYKGDHYSPYQPHIIATNGKIHDQLLHVVNGGEVL
- the thiL gene encoding thiamine-phosphate kinase, encoding MENRTEIGSLGEFGLIEHLTKNFETHQVSTVVSVGDDAAVIDHFGKQTVVTTDLLIEGVHFDLMYTPLKHLGYKSVVVNLSDVYAMNAIPTQITMSIGISNRFSVEALDEFYEGVYAACEKYQVDLIGGDTSASQKGFIISVTAIGEVTPGKFVKRSTAQKGDLICLTGTVGGAFLGLTLLEREKKIYLENPQVQPDLENESYIVGKLLKPEARKDIIEFFEKNDIVPTSMMDVSDGVSSEVLHLCRQSSLGCRIYEEKLPMAEEARAAAFKFGLDPTTCALSGGEDYELIFTMKQEDYDKITLQEEIAVIGYMTDLEEGKKILTKGGNTFDITAQGWNAFQK